The following coding sequences lie in one Populus trichocarpa isolate Nisqually-1 chromosome 14, P.trichocarpa_v4.1, whole genome shotgun sequence genomic window:
- the LOC7462011 gene encoding uncharacterized protein LOC7462011 → MGSTQSAQAAQDDGEESEEEEEEDKDDDEEEEEEELEQPNAREITDSNNNLVKKVLQQEPEMLPCYASASPLSPQLSSLGTPRLGPSIKVWDPYNVLAPPPPPPPSLPIFSSSSDEVGVLEVFLISHGECELNLRPDLVGGRCHVSALTPNGQRQARALAVFFNSQGVSFHSVYSSPLNRARSMAVSVCQEMNFAKEQIQSSDALMDLSMGLWEGCSLSDIYTPEVQSLLENLQPDFCAPSGESIRQVEFRMVQFLNRTVLGMPEKLGSDFLLHHQNESHGFSHDRDGPSLPPPSNWDMQHMLHRHRQGLARKKSGKSRLQFVTTTGNHEGEDEISLREASHQHTIHDLNIRNSSSPVSSCVGVFTHSIPIKCLLTGILGCSPVMMRKICIEDSSVTVLQHSCKTGWQIKRLNDTAHLRLL, encoded by the exons ATGGGCTCCACCCAGTCCGCCCAAGCAGCTCAAGACGACGGAGAAGAaagcgaagaagaagaagaagaagataaagacgacgacgaagaagaagaagaagaagagctggaACAGCCTAACGCGAGAGAAATTACTGACAGCAACAATAATTTAGTCAAGAAGGTTCTACAACAGGAGCCAGAGATGCTGCCCTGTTACGCATCAGCATCGCCTCTCTCTCCTCAGCTCTCATCTCTAGGTACCCCTAGGCTCGGCCCTTCTATCAAGGTGTGGGACCCTTACAATGTCCTCGCACCGCCCCCTCCCCCGCCCCCGTCATTGCctattttctcctcctcctccgatGAAGTTGGCGTTTTGGAGGTGTTTTTGATCAGTCACGGAGAGTGCGAGCTCAATTTGAGGCCTGATTTAGTCGGTGGGAGGTGCCACGTGTCTGCTCTGACTCCCAATGGGCAGCGACAAGCTAGGGCTCTTGCTGTCTTCTTCAACTCTCAAGGGGTCAGCTTCCATTCCGTTTACTCGTCGCCCCTGAATCGTGCTAGATCAATGGCTGTCTCCGTTTGTCAG GAAATGAATTTTGCCAAGGAGCAAATACAATCATCGGATGCACTCATGGATTTGAGCATGGGGCTTTGGGAAGGTTGCTCCCTTTCAGATATATATACACCTGAAGTTCAGAGCCTGCTTGAAAATCTTCAGCCCGATTTTTGTGCACCATCTGGAGAATCAATTAGGCAAGTGGAATTTAGGATGGTTCAGTTCCTAAATAGGACAGTCCTGGGAATGCCTGAAAAGTTGGGATCAGATTTCTTGTTGCACCATCAAAATGAGAGCCATGGGTTTTCTCATGACAGAGATGGGCCTTCTCTACCACCACCTTCAAATTGGGATATGCAGCATATGCTTCATAGGCACCGACAGGGCCTCGCAAGGAAAAAGTCTGGTAAGAGCAGGCTACAGTTTGTGACTACTACTGGCAATCACGAGGGTGAGGATGAGATCTCACTTAGGGAAGCCAGCCACCAACACACGATCCATGATTTGAATATCAGGAACTCATCCTCCCCAGTATCTTCATGTGTGGGTGTTTTCACGCATTCAATTCCTATTAAGTGTCTACTCACAGGCATCCTAGGGTGCAGCCCAGTAATGATGCGTAAGATCTGCATAGAAGATTCTTCGGTGACAGTGTTACAGCATTCATGTAAAACAGGTTGGCAGATTAAACGCTTGAATGATACTGCACATCTGAGACTTCTCTAA
- the LOC7466317 gene encoding phloretin 4'-O-glucosyltransferase, translating into MIKQPHFLLVTLPLQGHINPSVQFAKRLTLIGARVTLATALSAQRRMSKTLFPDGLSFVTFSDGYDDGLKPEDDRVHYMSELKRRGSQTLNELIVDSAKEGKPITCLVYTVLLPWAVEVARAQHLPAAFLWIQPATVFDIYFYYFNCYGDIFSNCKDTSNVIALPGLPQFASRDLPSFLLPSNTSTAALHLFQEQLEQLGQETNPKVLVNSFDALELGAMNATEKFSLIGIGPLIPSAFLDGKDPLDKSFGGDLFQGSEDYTEWLNSKPKSSVVYVSFGSILVLSNRQMEEISRGLVQGGLPFLWVVRDEQNKKKEKEEDDQLSACREAILEKQGMVVPWCCQVEVLSHPSIGCFVTHCGWNSTLESLVSGVPVVAFPHWTDQGTNAKLIEDVWKTGVRVVANEEGIVEGDEIKRSLDLVMADGKTGEDFRKNAKKWKDLALDAVKDGGSSDKNLKAFVDEVGKGCF; encoded by the coding sequence ATGATCAAGCAACCTCACTTCCTTCTGGTGACCTTACCTTTACAAGGCCACATAAATCCTTCCGTGCAATTCGCCAAGCGTCTAACGCTTATTGGTGCTCGTGTCACTCTTGCTACCGCTCTCTCTGCTCAACGCCGCATGTCGAAAACTCTGTTCCCTGATGGTTTGTCATTTGTTACCTTTTCGGATGGCTACGACGATGGGCTCAAGCCTGAAGATGACAGAGTGCATTACATGTCTGAGCTCAAACGTCGAGGCTCACAAACTCTCAATGAACTCATCGTAGATAGTGCAAAAGAAGGAAAGCCCATCACTTGTTTGGTTTATACAGTACTTCTACCTTGGGCAGTGGAGGTGGCACGCGCACAGCATCTCCCAGCAGCGTTTCTTTGGATTCAGCCTGCTACTGTCTTTGACATCTATTTCTACTACTTCAATTGTTATGGTGATATTTTCAGTAATTGCAAGGACACTTCTAATGTTATTGCATTACCAGGGCTCCCACAATTTGCTAGCCGTGACCTTCCCTCGTTTTTACTTCCTTCAAATACTAGTACTGCGGCACTCCACTTGTTTCAAGAGCAACTGGAGCAGCTCGGCCAAGAAACCAACCCAAAAGTGCTTGTCAACTCTTTCGATGCATTGGAGTTGGGGGCTATGAATGCCACTGAAAAGTTCAGCTTGATTGGAATCGGGCCATTGATTCCATCTGCTTTCTTGGATGGAAAAGATCCATTGGATAAATCCTTCGGAGGGGATCTTTTCCAAGGCTCCGAGGATTACACTGAATGGTTGAACTCGAAGCCTAAATCATCAGTGGTTTATGTATCTTTTGGAAGCATTTTGGTGTTATCAAACCGACAAATGGAAGAGATCTCTCGGGGGTTGGTACAGGGCGGTCTTCCATTTCTGTGGGTTGTAAGGGATGAACAGaataagaagaaagagaaagaagaagatgatcaaTTGAGTGCCTGTAGAGAGGCAATATTGGAGAAACAAGGGATGGTGGTGCCTTGGTGTTGTCAAGTGGAGGTCTTGTCTCATCCTTCGATTGGATGTTTTGTGACACATTGTGGGTGGAACTCAACTTTGGAGAGCTTAGTTTCGGGGGTTCCAGTTGTGGCATTTCCACACTGGACGGATCAAGGAACAAATGCCAAGCTGATTGAAGACGTGTGGAAGACAGGAGTGAGGGTGGTAGCTAATGAAGAAGGGATAGTTGAGGGTGATGAGATTAAGAGGAGCTTGGATTTGGTCATGGCAGATGGAAAGACGGGAGAAGACTTCAGAAAGAACGCCAAGAAATGGAAAGATTTAGCCTTGGATGCTGTCAAGGACGGTGGTTCCTCGGATAAGAATCTAAAGGCTTTTGTGGATGAGGTTGGCAAGGGCTGCTTCTAG